The genomic region CTAGGAATGGATGAATTAGGTGAAGAAGATAAATTAACTGTTGCACGTGCAAGACGTGTGCGTAACTATTTATCACAACCATTTACAGTAGCTAGCCAGTTTACTGGAATGGATGGAAAATATGTCCGTGTAGAAGATACAATTAAAGGATTTAAAGAAATCTTAGAAGGTAAACATGATGATTTACCAGAACAAGCATTCCATAACGTAGGTTCTATTGAAGAAGCTATTGAAAAGGCGAAAACTTTACTGTAATGAAAAAATTTCGTTTAAAAATAGTTACTCCTAAAGGAATCTATCGTGATGAGGAAGTAGAGATGTTAAATCTTAGAACAACTTCTGGACAAATTGGAATTCTTGCAGACCACATGCCTTTGGCTGCTGGATTAGCAATCGGAGATATGAATTATCTTATTGAAGGTCAAAAAAAGCATTTTGCATTATCAGGTGGATTTGTTTATGTAAATGAAGAATGTACTACGATTATCGCGAATACAATAGAATCAAGTGAGGATATTGATTTAGATAGAGCTCAAAAAGCTCATGATCGTGCTACAAAAATAATGACACAAAAACAAGATCAAATCGATATGCTTAGAGCACAAAGAGCACTGCAAAGAGCAGTGACTCGTATAAGAGTAAAAGAATTAGGTTAGTGTTATCAATCATTCAAAATGGATAATTATCACTTAAATAAAAAGATAGCTTCGGCTATCTTTTTTGTCGTAAGAACTTTATGTGAAATGGATTATTTTGATAAAATCAACTAAATTCTATTTTTCTATTAGGTTATTGTATGATATCATATAGATAGGTATGGTTTTAAAGGGATAAGAAAAAGGGGAATTAATGTATTATGAGATATTTAAATATATTATATAAAGGACATCAAAACTTAATAGATATACTTGAACAAAATCAGTTTCAAGAAGAACATAATTGTCTAGTACGTATCCATACATCTAGTT from Tannockella kyphosi harbors:
- a CDS encoding F0F1 ATP synthase subunit epsilon encodes the protein MKKFRLKIVTPKGIYRDEEVEMLNLRTTSGQIGILADHMPLAAGLAIGDMNYLIEGQKKHFALSGGFVYVNEECTTIIANTIESSEDIDLDRAQKAHDRATKIMTQKQDQIDMLRAQRALQRAVTRIRVKELG